The Rhinolophus ferrumequinum isolate MPI-CBG mRhiFer1 chromosome 6, mRhiFer1_v1.p, whole genome shotgun sequence genome has a window encoding:
- the TMEM30B gene encoding cell cycle control protein 50B, which produces MTWSATTPGAHQPDNTAFTQQRLPAWQPLLSAGITLPLFFCVGLAFIGLGLGLFYSSNGIKELDYDYTGDAGTGNCSLCALADQDRAPPRNCSCAWYFSLPELFQGPVYLYYELTNFYQNNRRYGVSRDDSQLSGLPSSLRHPVNECAPYQYSAAGRPIAPCGAIANSLFNDSFTLWHQRPAGGPYVEVPLDRTGIAWWTDYHVKFHNPPLVNGSLALAFRGTAQPPNWPQPVYKLSSDPNNTGFINQDFVVWMRTAALPTFRKLYARIRQGNYSTGLPRGAYRVNITYNYPVRAFGGHKRIIFTSISWMGGKNPFLGIAYLVVGSLCILTGFVMLVVYIRYQDQNDEDEDEE; this is translated from the coding sequence ATGACCTGGAGTGCCACGACCCCGGGCGCCCACCAGCCCGACAACACCGCGTTCACTCAGCAGCGCCTCCCCGCCTGGCAGCCGCTGCTGTCGGCCGGCATCACGCTGCCGCTGTTCTTCTGCGTGGGCCTCGCCTTCAtcggcctgggcctgggcctcttCTACTCCTCCAATGGCATCAAGGAGCTGGACTACGACTACACGGGCGACGCCGGCACCGGCAACTGCTCGCTGTGCGCCCTGGCCGACCAGGACCGCGCGCCGCCGCGCAACTGTTCGTGCGCCTGGTACTTCTCGCTGCCCGAGCTCTTCCAGGGCCCCGTGTACCTCTACTACGAGCTCACCAACTTTTACCAGAACAACCGGCGCTACGGCGTGTCCCGCGACGACTCGCAGCTCAGCGGGCTGCCCAGCTCCCTGCGCCACCCAGTCAATGAGTGCGCCCCCTACCAGTACAGCGCGGCCGGCCGGCCCATCGCGCCCTGCGGCGCCATCGCCAACAGCCTTTTCAACGACTCCTTCACGCTGTGGCACCAGCGCCCGGCTGGCGGGCCTTACGTCGAGGTGCCGCTCGACCGCACCGGCATCGCCTGGTGGACCGACTACCACGTCAAATTCCACAACCCGCCGCTGGTGAACGGCAGCCTGGCACTGGCCTTCCGCGGCACCGCGCAGCCGCCCAACTGGCCCCAGCCGGTCTACAAGCTCAGCTCCGACCCCAACAACACCGGCTTCATCAACCAGGACTTCGTGGTGTGGATGCGCACGGCGGCGCTGCCCACGTTCCGCAAGCTGTACGCGCGCATCCGCCAGGGCAACTACTCCACCGGGCTGCCCCGCGGCGCCTACCGGGTCAACATCACCTACAACTACCCGGTGCGCGCCTTCGGCGGCCACAAGCGCATTATCTTCACCAGCATCTCGTGGATGGGCGGCAAGAACCCCTTCCTGGGCATCGCCTACCTGGTGGTCGGCTCCCTCTGCATCCTCACGGGCTTTGTCATGCTGGTGGTCTACATTCGCTACCAGGACCAGAACgacgaggacgaggacgaggagTGA